From Methanomassiliicoccales archaeon LGM-RCC1, one genomic window encodes:
- a CDS encoding citrate/2-methylcitrate synthase, with the protein MCVENDSFQVSEYSKYDVKKGLRDANGNGVIVGLTEVSQVDGTIMVDGVKTECEGILRYRGYSIEDLTNGFLRKRYGFEEVAFLVLFGKLPTEKELSEFKDILNKNRKLPRTFTRDVIMKAASKDVMNAISREVLFLASYDEDALNNDLENVLRQCLYLITVFPMLTVYSYHAYNHYLNGQSMYIHHPDPKLSAAENFLRMLRPDKKYTQLEATVLDLALVLHMEHGGGNNSTFTTRVTTSSGSDTYAVIAAAMSSLKGPKHGGANLKVMDMMSDIRKHVKDPDDKEALKAYLNKILDKEAFDKSGLIYGMGHAIYTKSDPRANVFKSFVQDLAKEKGRLRDFKYYHNIEEIAPGLIMEHKHNNKSVCANVDFYSGFVYDMLNIPKEVYTPLFATARIIGWSAHRIEELITSNKILRPAYVNIHEPRDYIPLEKR; encoded by the coding sequence CTGTGCGTCGAGAACGACAGCTTCCAGGTCAGCGAATACTCCAAGTATGATGTCAAGAAGGGTCTTCGTGACGCTAACGGGAACGGAGTCATCGTAGGTCTCACCGAGGTCTCCCAGGTCGACGGAACCATCATGGTCGATGGTGTCAAGACCGAATGCGAAGGAATCCTCCGCTACCGCGGATACTCGATCGAGGACCTCACCAACGGATTCCTCAGGAAGAGGTACGGGTTCGAAGAGGTCGCATTCCTGGTCCTGTTCGGCAAACTGCCTACAGAGAAGGAGCTCTCGGAGTTCAAGGACATCCTGAACAAGAACCGCAAACTCCCCAGGACTTTCACCAGGGACGTCATCATGAAGGCGGCCAGCAAGGACGTCATGAACGCCATCTCCAGAGAAGTGCTGTTCCTCGCATCCTATGATGAGGATGCTCTCAACAACGACCTCGAGAACGTCTTGAGGCAGTGTCTCTACCTTATCACGGTATTCCCCATGCTCACGGTGTACAGCTATCACGCCTACAACCACTACCTCAACGGCCAGAGCATGTACATCCATCACCCCGATCCAAAGCTCTCCGCGGCCGAGAACTTCCTGCGCATGTTGAGGCCTGACAAGAAGTACACTCAGCTCGAGGCCACCGTCCTCGATCTCGCTCTTGTTCTGCACATGGAGCACGGCGGAGGGAATAACTCGACATTCACAACCAGGGTGACAACTTCCAGCGGTTCCGACACTTATGCTGTCATAGCCGCGGCGATGTCCTCTCTCAAAGGCCCCAAACACGGAGGAGCCAACCTGAAGGTCATGGACATGATGTCCGACATCAGGAAGCACGTGAAGGATCCTGACGACAAAGAGGCCCTCAAAGCATATCTGAACAAGATACTCGACAAAGAGGCCTTCGACAAATCCGGACTCATCTATGGTATGGGCCACGCGATCTACACCAAATCGGATCCCCGTGCCAACGTATTCAAATCATTCGTCCAGGACCTGGCCAAGGAGAAGGGCCGCCTCAGGGACTTCAAGTACTACCACAACATCGAGGAGATCGCACCCGGGCTCATCATGGAGCACAAGCACAACAACAAGAGCGTCTGTGCGAACGTGGATTTCTACAGCGGTTTCGTCTATGATATGCTGAACATCCCGAAGGAGGTCTATACCCCTCTGTTCGCCACGGCTAGGATCATCGGATGGAGCGCCCACCGCATTGAGGAGCTCATCACCTCCAACAAGATCCTCAGGCCCGCCTATGTCAACATCCACGAACCCCGCGACTACATCCCCCTCGAGAAGAGATGA
- a CDS encoding MoaD/ThiS family protein has product MGTIKIAGQEIDAGNGITIEDAMHQNGFHPDSFLYLVDGKPVPMDTLIQDSMVIKAVKVASGG; this is encoded by the coding sequence ATGGGAACGATCAAGATAGCAGGTCAGGAGATCGATGCTGGTAACGGAATCACGATAGAGGACGCCATGCACCAGAACGGTTTCCATCCGGATTCGTTCCTCTATCTTGTCGATGGGAAGCCTGTTCCTATGGACACCCTTATTCAGGACAGCATGGTCATAAAGGCCGTTAAGGTTGCCTCCGGCGGATGA